Part of the Helicobacter bilis genome is shown below.
ATGACTATTGAAAATTTTGAACATCAGCTAAAAGTGCTGAAACTGAAAAAAAAAGAATTTGCGGCAATGGTAAATGCGGGATATACTGGGGTTGTAGGCTGGAATTCTCGCGGCACAACGCCTGAATGGGTAGATAGTTGGCTTGCAAACTATGCAAAAGCAAAGAAATATGATGAGATCAGAACAATCATCGAAGATAAATTAGAGGCTGATGATAGAGAAGAGGATAAGGCACAAATTTATGGCGGCATGAATATATAAGCTACTACACAAATCTCTTATATATTTGCTTTAATATTTTTGCAACGACATTACAGAAAAGTTGTTGTGTGTATATTTGCTATCGTTTTATTACATAGCGTTGCAAGATTGAAGTTTAATTCTTGCTTAAATCTCTCTTTATTTCTTATCAATTTATCTTATGGATATTTTTAACTCCATTGTGTTATGTTTTTTGCAATATAGGTTTAGGTTAAGGTGGATTCCATCGATTTCTGTGTAGATAAATTCAAAAGCATGTTAAATCAATAATAGCAAAGAATTTATTATGCTTTTATTATTGATGATCGGTAAGAAATTTTATTGTTTAATATATAGATATAAGTCCAGCAAAAAAACACGAATAAAGCTAAAGCTTACATAAAAATATGGGTTTCTAGCGGATAATCCCATACATGTTTTGCTACGCCTATCTGTGAGATGCGAGAATGATAAATAAAAATATATGAAAACTTTAATTTTCAAATTTTTATTTATTCAAGGCTCTATCTCTCCCCTTCCATCTTTAGAAAGCAAAAAACATGCAACTTTAAACCTGTTATTCAATATGGAGTTGCAAATTCTGCGTAATTTATTATTTATAGTATTTCACTCAAAATCAAAAATTGTTAAAAATTGTTTGGCTCTTTTTGTTTTTGGTGCTTTAAAGAACTCTTGTGCCTGACCCTCTTCAGCCACAACACCACCATCAAAAAACATAACTCTATGACTGATTGCTTCAGCAAATCGCATTTGATGAGTTACAATAACCATACTCATGCCATCAATTGCCAACGACTTTATAACTTCAAGCACTTCTTTTATCATTTCTGGGTCTAGACTTGCAGTTACTTCATCAAAAAGCATAACTTTTGGATTCATACAAAGACTACGAACGATTGCTACTCTTTGTTTCTGTCCGCCGCTTAGATCTCGTGGATAATGATGTATTTTTTCTTCTAATCCAACTCGCTTTAGCCATTTTAGTGCGTCTTCTGTGGCACTTTCTTTGGTTTTTTTAAGTATTTTACAAGGTGCCAATAATACATTATCAAGCACACTTAAATGTGGAAAAAGCTCATAACTTTGAAAAACCATACCAATTTGTTGCCGCAACACACGCCAATTTGAGTTTGCTTGAATTGCTTTTCCATCGAAGATAATTTCCCCAGAATCAATACTTTCAAGCCCATTCAAACATCGTAAAAAAGTGCTTTTACCGCAACCACTAGGACCGATAATTGAAACAACTTCGCTTTCTCTAAGAGAAAAGTTAATACCTTTTAGAATCTGAATTTTACCTTGTGTTTTGTTGTTAAATGATTTGTATAAATTGCGAGTTTCTAGTAAAACTTCACCAGTTTCATGATGGTGTATCAAATCCATACCCCTAAATGCAATACAATAAAAGTTTGCATATTTATAATTTTAATACTTTAATCTTTTTGGTTTCTAATATATGTTGGCGTGTCCAAATCATCGTCATCATAATCGCCACTGCTAATTTTTGTCGCTCTATGCACAAAAATATCTGGTGTAGAAGTGAATAGATTCGGTTCTTTTTGTGCCTGCTGCCCTGCTACTTCTTGTTGTGGTTGTGCTACCTGCGTTGCAACTTGTGGCTTTGCTGGAATCTCTTGCTGTTTATTTGTTTCAAAGCCTGTTGCGATAATAGAAACACGCACTTTATCCATCTCAAAATCATCTCGTGGCATAGTCCCGAAAATAATATCCGCATCGTCTCTTGCGGCTTCTTGAATGATTGCCATAGATTCTGAAATCGCAACAAATGGGAAATTAGAGTTAAACTCATAATTCACAATCACACCCATAGAACCATTAATAGACATATTGTCAAAAAGTGGTGAATGTATTGCATTGGTGATTGCATCATCAGCGGCATTCTCACCCTGCCCTTCACCTATACCCATTAATGCTAAACCTCTGTGACTCATAACCGTGCGTAAGTCTTCAAAATCCACATTGATTCCCTCATCAGAGTTATTTAAAATCACACTTGAGATTCCATTCACCGCACGCGCTACAACATCATCAACATAACTCATGCTTTCTTTATAACCTGTATTTTTACCGATTACACTAAGCAGTTTTGTATTAGGAATAACAACGATAGAATCACAAACTTCATGCAACTCTTTTAAGCCCTCTTCTGCCAACTTCGCACGGCGACTGCCCTCATAGGCAAAAGGTTTTGTAACAACGCCAATAGTTAATGCACCAGTCTCTTGTGCGGCTTTTGCAAAAACAGGGGCAGCACCAGTCCCAGTCCCACCACCTAGTCCAGCGGCAATGATGATAAGATCAGAGCCTTGAAGCGCTTGTTTAATATCATCATAACTCTCTTCTGCGGCTTGTTTACCTTTTTCAGGTTTCATACCTGCACCTAAGCCTTTTGTAAGCTTTCTACCTAAAACAATATGATTTGACACAGGACTATTGTGCATGTGCTGCAAATCAGTGTTTGCTATCATTAAACGAATGCTTGAAAAAGTGCCTTTATTCTTTAAATGGCGAATAGTATTATTGCCACCACCACCTACACCGACAACTGTTATAACTGGAGCATGTCCTATTTCTTCGTTTGGTATTTCTCGTAAATCTACTTCATTGTTATTCATATTTTCACCTTTAATTGTTTAAAATAAATCTTTACTCCAAGCCTTGATTCGTTGTAAGAATGAGGGCTTTTCGTCCTGCGAACTGCTTGTATTCCCAGCTTGATTTTCAAGTCCATCAGCATTGGGCTGATCTAAATCCCGCAAATCTATCTGAAAATTAGAGTCTGTTTGCATTGTCTGTGTTTGTGTTTCGTAATCAGATTCTACCATATTTAACGCATTATGCCTACTCCTAATATTATTTTGTGAATCTTTTTCATAGTTGGTGAAGTTTCCTGCACCATAAAGAATAAGCCCCACCACAACAGAACTACTAGAATCTTTTAAGTTATCAAATAAGCCATCTATCTCAGTAGGACGCGCCAAACGCACAGAAAGCGGGCTAAACGCAGCAGAAGCAAACTCTCGCATGCCCTTTAAATTTGCCATTCCACCTGTAAGCACCACGCCTGTTATCTGTTTTTTTAATCCACTCGTGCCAATAGAATCTGATAATATCCGCAAGGTTTCCTTTACCCTATCACCCATGACACAATATATATCACGCAAAGGAACATCAATGGTTTCTTCATTATTGCCTATACGCGGGATTTCAAGCACCCTGCCCTGCTCTTCTGCACTAGGCAAAAG
Proteins encoded:
- a CDS encoding amino acid ABC transporter ATP-binding protein, with translation MDLIHHHETGEVLLETRNLYKSFNNKTQGKIQILKGINFSLRESEVVSIIGPSGCGKSTFLRCLNGLESIDSGEIIFDGKAIQANSNWRVLRQQIGMVFQSYELFPHLSVLDNVLLAPCKILKKTKESATEDALKWLKRVGLEEKIHHYPRDLSGGQKQRVAIVRSLCMNPKVMLFDEVTASLDPEMIKEVLEVIKSLAIDGMSMVIVTHQMRFAEAISHRVMFFDGGVVAEEGQAQEFFKAPKTKRAKQFLTIFDFE
- the ftsZ gene encoding cell division protein FtsZ, with the protein product MNNNEVDLREIPNEEIGHAPVITVVGVGGGGNNTIRHLKNKGTFSSIRLMIANTDLQHMHNSPVSNHIVLGRKLTKGLGAGMKPEKGKQAAEESYDDIKQALQGSDLIIIAAGLGGGTGTGAAPVFAKAAQETGALTIGVVTKPFAYEGSRRAKLAEEGLKELHEVCDSIVVIPNTKLLSVIGKNTGYKESMSYVDDVVARAVNGISSVILNNSDEGINVDFEDLRTVMSHRGLALMGIGEGQGENAADDAITNAIHSPLFDNMSINGSMGVIVNYEFNSNFPFVAISESMAIIQEAARDDADIIFGTMPRDDFEMDKVRVSIIATGFETNKQQEIPAKPQVATQVAQPQQEVAGQQAQKEPNLFTSTPDIFVHRATKISSGDYDDDDLDTPTYIRNQKD